A region of the Phaseolus vulgaris cultivar G19833 chromosome 11, P. vulgaris v2.0, whole genome shotgun sequence genome:
ACACCATGACTCCTTGCGAGGTCCCAGCACCCTGTCAGCTTTGatcggtggcctcaacctgtcggcTATGCTGGGTACCGCAATCAGATCTTTGAGTTCCATCACAAAGTTGTGCCTCGGGGGCTTGCTTGCTTCTCTTCCTTCCTCTACTTGACCCTTAGGTTGGGTCCTCTGTGGCTCGTAAGCGCGCTTCCTGTCAAAGTGTTTTCTCTCCGTGACGGCTTGGTGAACCCGAACGGGTTGCGTGCGTATCTGTGCCTTAGGACGCGCTGGCGCAGTGGTCGCGCATTTCTCGTATGTTTCACCTTCCGaggcaatatgctctaccgcctgTCGCCTTATCTCGGCGAAGGTTTTGGGGCGACTGCGATTAAGCGTTTTACTGAAAGATCCGGGACGCACCCCCTCCTgaacgcgtacacaatcatgggttcCTCCTTGGTGCCTACTTTCACTACCTGTGCCCCAAAGCGACTTATGTATTCTTTTAGGGTTTCGCCTTGGAATTGCTTGACGTCGAAAAGATCGTACGAGACTGGGGCGGGAGTTCTGTTGGTCAGATACTGTTCTCTAAATAGCTGTGAAAGTTGGGCGAAGGACGTGATgtggccctctgggaggctgatgaaccaatccctGTTAAGGTGCTCATAAAAAGCTTGCACCTAACGGCGTCTGAACCGCCTACCAGcaacatctgtgtgtggaatgcCGTGAGgtgtgcttcaggatcctccattccCGTGAAGGTCGCTTTGGGTCCCGTTAACGTATTAGGAATTGCTGTCTCCAAGATTGCCTATGCAAATGGCGTTGTGAATTCCCTGGGTGGGGATGTAGCCTCCGGCTCGTCTCTGCCACACCATCTATGgcgtaactcctcgttggtGCGGTGGAGTTCCTCTCTTCTTGCTTGAGAGGCTGTCAGGTCCGCCTGCATCGCTCCTGTTCTACTTTCGAGGCTGCCACTGCGTCTTGCAGCCCGTGCACCATACCCATGAGTTGTTGtagggtcatctcttcactcctagcgcgtgctGGTCGGGTGGTCATGGCTCTCTGGGGATCCTCTCGACTTATCTGAGTGTTGGAAACTGGAACTGAAAGCTTGTGTGGTGGAACCGATGTTTATatcagccccacggtgggcgccagatgttccggccggttgacctgggtcgtctttatgcgcgGCTTCTAATCACGAGCTAGAGCACCTTTGTTCTATCTTGTatatgagtacctgaaaaagaagaacaaatgggcgccctcgcggccgtttgcactccgacgctcaagtcagttagcgagaaacaccaaagtaactagaaactgtataataatctcaatgactgaaactatgtggctaaaactgtgttgccctaattgccttgtgctcacaactgggtgcgccgtcaagaacaactagggatTACTGTTCTGAGTAACTTTATGAGAACTAGGTTAAAACTCATGTAACTGTGAAAGCGTACCTTATTAGGGCTTCgtcgtgccctttatataggtggaaactagggtttacctttgtactgcagctattatctagggttcctttgAGAAGGCCCTTGCGCCGCTACTCTTGGGATctgagcgtatctggcacatggacttcccttatctagaGTGCAATGAATAACCTTGTGGCCGCTTTGGTTCTAACTTGGGCGCCGTATCTCTCATGCCATCATACTATGTAGGTGCCCTAAttaatcacgtgtcatgcatgcagccttccttggagatctttaatgagaatgtgggcattgtcacgtgcccctttgacttgatcgtttattctgtgcggagggtcccacagcgccgccacccaacttagggttattctatCGTGTGGGCCCTCTTCTCTGTGAAATGCTTCTGTCACGCGAgttgactcttcgggcgatgtcttactgaGGCGATGTCCGCTTAGGCGATGTCTGTTTAGGCGACGTACACTGCAAAACGCCGCTTCTACATGcggcgactatgttgacttcttgaccacctacccttcccttgtccacgtcatcatacccgatgaCCCAGTCGATACAATGTCCATGagatattgatgccaccattgcatggcatagtctaaaaattctaaagaagctaatctaaccctatgctcatctctaaccccatttacataaaaaatttgctcaaccttagcctcccatcctaagtacacattaggatcactttcaccactaaaactaggaagttttacattggGAGAATAAGGgtcagccacatgttggcgcctctcttcatggtgatggtgCCTTGGTCGtgcattgtcttcataatatCCATGAGAGGAATGAgaatgccttgaagaatgccgaagaGGAGGATGATGTCTTCTCTCCCGGTTTTGATGGACTTCCTCACGGCTTAACTCCAAGCTTTGGAGCcttgtgatgag
Encoded here:
- the LOC137837959 gene encoding uncharacterized protein; amino-acid sequence: MEDPEAHLTAFHTQMLLVGGSDAVRCKLFMSTLTGIGSSASQRATSRPSPNFHSYLENSSESRHQGGTHDCVRVQEGVRPGSFSKTLNRSRPKTFAEIRRQAVEHIASEGETYEKCATTAPARPKAQIRTQPVRVHQAVTERKHFDRKRAYEPQRTQPKGQVEEGREASKPPRHNFVMELKDLIAVPSIADRLRPPIKADRVLGPRKESWCEFHEAFGHHINNCLALGYQLDELVKNGFLKDYLMEKQAGRSSGEIHTIAGGFSGGGCTAS